A single window of Hylaeus volcanicus isolate JK05 chromosome 8, UHH_iyHylVolc1.0_haploid, whole genome shotgun sequence DNA harbors:
- the LOC128880974 gene encoding box C/D snoRNA protein 1-like, whose amino-acid sequence MNPREIISGISGICWDYLKMATSSCRIEDCEVCGASKAKYTCPKCEVRTCCLQCVNIHKKELECSGIRDKTKFVSLKSFTDLDVLSDYRLLEEVSRSVEQLKRDPSKRYTRQNILPLHLSKLRSAAFKSKVSLEFMPQNFYRHKNNTTFLNWKTNELYWRIEWIFPQAEYTKWTTERALDTTRLSILIEEILDPIKSLRNSNDIEDLNLKMCLNNRLQFYQAAGLSGIKVLLKAEKIRRSESRFYELDITLTLKENLENKTIIEFPTIYVIPKDHSDMYEIIDTDNEDTEHSESKCNNEDIPRKKKRKYNQSNTKIKKPSTVNYFFNSELSESDEEKISDNRQTKHSSNFNIPEYDELVRMER is encoded by the exons ATGAACCCACGTGAGATCATCAGTGGGATCAGTGGGATTTGTTgggattatttaaaaatggcgaCATCCAGTTGTAG AATCGAAGATTGCGAAGTGTGCGGTGCAAGTAAAGCAAAATACACGTGTCCAAAATGTGAGGTTAGGACTTGCTGTCTTCAGTGTGtaaatattcacaaaaaaGAATTGGAATGCAGTGGTATCCgagacaaaacaaaatttgtatcgttaaaatCATTTACCGACTTGGATGTCTTAAGTG ATTATAGACTTCTCGAGGAAGTTAGCAGATCAGTTGAACAGTTGAAAAGAGATCCATCGAAAAGATATACGCGTCAAAATATATTACCACTG CATTTGAGCAAACTCAGATCAGCTGCATTTAAAAGCAAAGTTAGTTTAGAATTCATGCcacaaaatttttatagacacaagaataatacaacatttttaaattggaaaacTAACGAGTTATATTGGAGAATAGAATGGATATTTCCACAAGCGGAATATACAAAGTGGACTACGGAAAG GGCACTAGATACTACAAGATTATCGATTCTCATAGAAGAAATTTTGGATCCTATTAAATCGTTAAGAAATTCTAACGATATagaagatttaaatttaaaaatgtgtttaaaCAATAGATTACAGTTTTATCAAGCGGCAGGCTTATCAGGGATAAAAGTTCTTCTAAAGGCAGAAAAAATTCGTCGGTCAGAATCGAG GTTTTACGAGTTAGATATTACGCTtactttgaaagaaaatttagaaaataaaactatcaTTGAATTCCCAACGATATACGTTATCCCGAAGGATCACTCGGATATGTATGAAATTATAGATACCG ATAACGAAGATACGGAGCATTCGGAAAGTAAATGTAACAACGAAGATATAccgagaaagaagaaacgaaaatataatcaatccaatacaaaaataaagaaacctTCAACtgtaaactatttttttaactctGAATTATCGGAATCTGACGAAGAGAAAATAAGTGATAATCGACAAACTAAACATTCATCTAATTTTAACATACCAGAGTACGATGAATTAGTTAGAATGGAACGTTAA
- the LOC128880973 gene encoding zinc finger CCCH-type with G patch domain-containing protein-like → MTDPESLRKAIVQYEQQLEQVQATLSATASRADRDNLLSLKSDIQELINLTKENLRSVETADIGNKLKLENLNDEDDDPLAKEYALFKTELEEVSDDSENSKQNEQVNGASNDIEEELRQLEGMKCRAPHGTSWGGVGFHNAMICSVYRNDLTEIKNMQDIKVRVFFLNPTHKEMLPCPYYLDGKCKFSDEDCRFSHGELVPLSSIQEYREPDFISIKMGSRVLAKQKNELWHRCVVLKLPDKDGDVFRIKFEASGNIAETCLQDILPLDDADLEMSDTSEDTDGEDSETDSPGYSEKEVIYKSFLTLESNAPLGNWEKHTRGIASKLMARMGYVAGTGLGKHSDGRIEPVEATVLPAGKSLDHCMELRENAGGDKNLFSVEHRMRKQQQKLERQRERQYQRAKQQEEKNIFNFINATLGDKSKTDTQTSTSKSKNYLKTESNRQLNVASLQIGENILRLERESSKLKESLTRHAKGSVHYNNIVMKYNEKQKEIVDLRASEKNIVAEQNQRKNKAKLSIF, encoded by the exons ATGACAGACCCGGAAAGTTTAAGGAAAGCGATCGTGCAATACGAACAACAG CTGGAGCAAGTTCAGGCAACCTTATCCGCGACAGCATCACGGGCTGACAGAGACAATTTGTTAAGCTTGAAGTCAGATATACAAGAACTAATTAATCTGACAAAAGAAAACTTGCGTAGCGTCGAAACGGCTGATATAGGAAACAAGTTAaagttggaaaatttaaacgaCGAGGATGACGATCCGCTAGCAAAGGAATATGCCTTGTTTAAG ACCGAATTGGAGGAGGTCTCCGACGACTCTGAAAATAGTAAGCAGAACGAACAAGTCAACGGAGCTTCGAACGATATAGAA GAAGAATTGAGGCAGCTCGAAGGCATGAAATGTAGAGCCCCGCATGGTACCAGTTGGGGTGGTGTCGGTTTCCATAACGCTATGATATGCTCGGTTTATCGGAACGAtcttacagaaataaaaaatatgcaagACATAAag GTCAgagtatttttcttaaatccAACGCACAAAGAAATGCTTCCGTGCCCTTACTATTTGgatggaaaatgtaaattttctgATGAGGATTGCAGATTTTCGCATGGCGAACTAGTACCATTATCTAGCATACAGGAATATAG AGAACCTGATTTTATAAGTATAAAAATGGGCAGTAGAGTACTGGCAAAGCAGAAGAATGAGTTATGGCACAGATGCGTCGTATTAAAATTACCAGATAAAGATGGAGATgtttttcgaataaagtttgAAGCAAGCGGTAATATCGCCGAAACTTGTTTACAAGACATTTTGCCTCTCG ACGATGCAGACTTGGAAATGTCAGACACGTCTGAAGATACGGATGGCGAAGATAGCGAAACTGATTCGCCAGGTTATTCTGAAAAGGAAGTAATTTACAAATCTTTCCTTACTTTGGAAAGTAATGCACCGTTAGGAAATTGGGAGAAACACACGCGTGGTATAGCAAGTAAATTAATGGCTCGCATGGGATACGTAGCTGGTACCGGTCTTGGAAAACATTCCGATGGCAGAATAGAACCAGTCGAAGCAACCGTGTTACCTGCTGGTAAATCTTTAG ATCACTGTATGGAGTTGCGAGAAAATGCGGGTGGagataaaaatctattttccGTGGAACATAGAATGCGGAAGCAACAGCAAAAATTAGAACGACAAAGGGAAAGGCAATATCAAAGAGCGAAacaacaagaagaaaaaaatatatttaatttcataaatgcaaCCTTGGGTGACAAAT CCAAAACTGATACGCAAACGAGTACCTCGAAAAGTAAGAACTACCTTAAAACGGAATCCAACCGACAGTTAAATGTAGCAAGCTTACAAAttggagaaaatattttaaggcTGGAGAGAGAATCTTCAAAGTTAAAAGAATCGTTAACGAGGCACGCAAAGGGTAGCGTTCACTACAATAACATTGTAATGAAATACAACGAGAAgcagaaagaaattgttgatttGAGGgcatctgaaaaaaatatagttgCCGAACAAAatcaacgaaaaaataaagcaaagcTCTCTATATTTTGA